A region of Cellulomonas sp. WB94 DNA encodes the following proteins:
- the hisG gene encoding ATP phosphoribosyltransferase, giving the protein MLRIAVPNKGSLSEPAADMLREAGYRQRRDSRELVLPDPDNDVEFFFLRPRDIAVYVGAGTVDVGITGRDLLLDSASSATEHLELGFARSTFRFAAPAGSMTDVSQVAGRRVATSYPVLVQAYLGERGVRASEVVRLDGAVETAIRLGVADVIADVVETGTTLRAAGLEIFGEPLLRSEAVLVRRTGAEPAGLDVLTRRIQGVLTAREYVLMDYDVPLALVDQAVAITPGLESPTVSPLHNRDWAAVRAMVRRVDTNRVMDSLYDVGARAILVTSIHACRL; this is encoded by the coding sequence GTGCTGAGGATCGCCGTCCCCAACAAGGGCTCCCTGTCCGAGCCCGCCGCCGACATGCTGCGCGAGGCGGGCTACCGCCAGCGCCGGGACTCGCGCGAGCTGGTCCTGCCCGACCCGGACAACGACGTGGAGTTCTTCTTCCTGCGTCCGCGCGACATCGCGGTCTACGTCGGCGCGGGCACCGTCGACGTCGGCATCACGGGCCGCGACCTGCTGCTCGACTCCGCGTCGTCGGCGACCGAGCACCTCGAGCTGGGGTTCGCGCGGTCGACGTTCCGGTTCGCCGCACCCGCCGGCTCGATGACCGACGTCTCCCAGGTCGCCGGTCGCCGGGTCGCGACGTCGTACCCGGTGCTCGTGCAGGCCTACCTCGGTGAGCGGGGCGTGCGTGCGTCCGAGGTCGTGCGGCTCGACGGCGCGGTCGAGACGGCGATCCGGCTGGGCGTCGCCGACGTCATCGCCGACGTCGTCGAGACGGGCACGACCCTGCGCGCCGCGGGCCTGGAGATCTTCGGTGAGCCGCTGCTGCGCTCCGAGGCGGTCCTCGTGCGACGGACGGGTGCCGAGCCGGCCGGCCTCGACGTGCTGACACGGCGGATCCAGGGTGTCCTGACGGCCCGCGAGTACGTGCTCATGGACTACGACGTGCCGCTCGCGCTGGTCGATCAGGCGGTCGCCATCACCCCCGGCCTCGAGTCGCCGACGGTGTCCCCGCTGCACAACCGTGACTGGGCGGCCGTGCGGGCGATGGTGCGGCGGGTCGACACGAACCGCGTCATGGACTCGCTGTACGACGTCGGGGCCCGCGCGATCCTCGTGACGTCGATCCACGCCTGCCGGCTCTGA
- the tatC gene encoding twin-arginine translocase subunit TatC, whose translation MPLREHLRELRKRLFLAACGLAVGAVLGWILYDPVFKALQQPLLDTAAHRDGFISVNFSGLATAFDMKIKVSLFLGMIVTSPWWLYQLWAFITPGLTRRERTYAIGFLGAAVPLFLAGSWLAWWTLPTAVRVLTDFTPEGAANLIDAQVYLSFVMRFVIAFGLAFVLPVVMVAVNFAGLVRASSWAKGWRWAVLLSFVFAAVMTPTPDAITMIAMALPIVVLYFAALGVCFIHDRRTDKKRVADGLPRLDGTRPDGG comes from the coding sequence ATGCCGTTGCGGGAGCACCTGCGCGAGCTGCGCAAGCGGCTGTTCCTCGCTGCGTGCGGCCTGGCCGTCGGCGCGGTCCTTGGGTGGATCCTGTACGACCCGGTCTTCAAGGCGCTGCAGCAGCCTCTCCTTGACACTGCCGCCCATCGCGACGGCTTCATCTCGGTGAACTTCTCGGGTCTCGCGACGGCCTTCGACATGAAGATCAAGGTCTCGCTCTTCCTCGGGATGATCGTGACGAGCCCGTGGTGGCTCTACCAGCTGTGGGCGTTCATCACCCCGGGCCTGACGCGGCGTGAGCGGACCTACGCGATCGGGTTCCTCGGCGCCGCGGTGCCGCTCTTCCTCGCCGGCTCGTGGCTCGCCTGGTGGACGTTGCCGACGGCCGTCCGGGTGCTCACGGACTTCACCCCCGAAGGCGCCGCCAACCTGATCGACGCCCAGGTGTACCTGAGCTTCGTGATGCGGTTCGTCATCGCGTTCGGCCTGGCGTTCGTGCTGCCCGTCGTGATGGTCGCGGTGAACTTCGCCGGCCTGGTCCGAGCCAGCTCGTGGGCCAAGGGATGGCGCTGGGCAGTCCTGCTCTCGTTCGTGTTCGCGGCGGTGATGACGCCGACCCCCGACGCAATCACGATGATCGCCATGGCACTGCCCATCGTCGTGCTGTACTTCGCGGCGCTGGGTGTCTGCTTCATCCACGACCGGCGGACCGACAAGAAGCGCGTCGCCGACGGACTGCCCCGGCTCGACGGCACACGACCGGACGGCGGATGA
- a CDS encoding PH domain-containing protein, with product MSDESGTGRTPDDARAGLHAPFRPQAARVVTLGLAVLVALLTAALVAALPSIAPEYGPGDQAGIALLGLAITWFCWRQASVSARPDETGLTIRNLVVSRRLAWAEIVSVRFGGGRPWVQLDLADGDTLAVMGIQRADGARADAEARRLATLVELHSRTARDD from the coding sequence GTGAGTGACGAGTCCGGCACCGGCAGGACGCCGGACGACGCGCGCGCGGGGCTGCACGCACCGTTCCGGCCGCAGGCTGCGCGCGTCGTGACGCTCGGCCTCGCCGTGCTCGTCGCGCTGCTGACCGCGGCCCTGGTCGCGGCGCTGCCCAGCATCGCACCCGAGTACGGTCCCGGAGACCAGGCCGGCATCGCCCTGCTCGGGCTGGCGATCACCTGGTTCTGCTGGCGGCAGGCGTCGGTCTCAGCGCGCCCCGACGAGACCGGGCTCACCATCCGCAACCTCGTGGTCTCGCGCCGGCTCGCGTGGGCCGAGATCGTCTCGGTGCGGTTCGGTGGCGGCCGTCCGTGGGTCCAGCTGGACCTCGCCGACGGGGACACGCTCGCCGTGATGGGGATCCAGCGCGCCGACGGTGCCCGCGCCGATGCCGAGGCCCGCCGGCTGGCGACGCTCGTCGAGCTGCACTCGCGGACGGCTCGGGACGACTGA
- the ribB gene encoding 3,4-dihydroxy-2-butanone-4-phosphate synthase encodes MTLDTDRFVDATFGTIEEALDALRAGRPVIVADSPDRENEVDVILAAELATPEWVAWTIRHSSGYLCAPMPASRADALGLPLMVPQSQDPRRTAYTVSVDAARGVTTGISASDRSHTLLTLADPSSGPESLIRPGHVLPLRAVPGGVLHRAGHTEAAVDLCRLAGLAPVGAIAELVNDDGTMVRLEAAARIAVDNGLVLVTIADLIAWRTSHGDTVEAKDAVADELGTQPRVHETHTAYLPTKHGDFRIHGYRDLRTGAEHVALVATRGLADQPVVRVHSECLTGDAFGSARCDCGPQLDASLAMAAEQGGAVVYLRGHEGRGIGLLAKVAAYALQDQGRDTVEANLDLGWEADRREYGAAAAILAGLGAHRITLLTNNPAKVAGLRAHGIDVAEIRGLEVGRTPHNAAYLHTKAVSMGHVLHLEPGIHQGTPIHLDPVQAAPAAPDVDTADHILDGQVLAVDPTNQETTA; translated from the coding sequence ATGACGCTCGACACCGACCGGTTCGTCGATGCGACGTTCGGGACCATCGAGGAGGCCCTCGACGCGCTGCGCGCAGGGCGTCCCGTCATCGTCGCCGACTCGCCCGACCGCGAGAACGAGGTCGACGTGATCCTCGCGGCCGAGCTGGCGACCCCGGAGTGGGTGGCCTGGACCATCCGGCACTCGTCGGGCTACCTGTGCGCGCCCATGCCCGCCTCGCGGGCCGATGCGCTCGGGCTGCCGCTCATGGTCCCGCAGAGCCAGGACCCGCGGCGGACCGCGTACACGGTCTCCGTCGACGCGGCCCGGGGCGTCACGACCGGCATCTCGGCGAGCGACCGCTCGCACACGCTCCTGACACTCGCCGACCCGTCGTCCGGCCCGGAGAGCCTCATCCGCCCCGGCCACGTCCTGCCGCTGCGGGCCGTGCCCGGCGGGGTGCTGCACCGCGCGGGCCACACCGAGGCGGCCGTCGACCTGTGCCGCCTCGCGGGCCTCGCACCCGTCGGGGCGATCGCCGAGCTGGTGAACGACGACGGCACGATGGTGCGGCTCGAGGCCGCCGCACGCATCGCGGTCGACAACGGGCTGGTCCTGGTCACGATCGCCGACCTCATCGCCTGGCGGACGTCGCACGGAGACACCGTCGAGGCCAAGGACGCCGTCGCTGACGAGCTCGGCACCCAGCCGCGTGTCCACGAGACCCACACGGCCTACCTCCCGACCAAGCACGGGGACTTCCGGATCCACGGGTACCGCGACCTGCGTACCGGCGCGGAGCACGTGGCGCTCGTCGCCACCCGCGGCCTCGCGGACCAGCCCGTCGTGCGCGTGCACTCCGAGTGCCTCACGGGCGACGCGTTCGGCTCGGCGCGCTGCGACTGCGGACCGCAGCTCGACGCCTCGCTCGCGATGGCCGCCGAGCAGGGCGGCGCGGTCGTCTACCTGCGCGGCCACGAGGGTCGGGGCATCGGGCTGCTCGCCAAGGTGGCGGCCTACGCGCTGCAGGACCAGGGGCGCGACACGGTCGAGGCGAACCTCGACCTGGGGTGGGAGGCCGACCGCCGCGAGTACGGCGCTGCGGCCGCGATCCTCGCAGGGCTGGGCGCGCACCGGATCACGCTCCTGACCAACAACCCCGCCAAGGTCGCCGGCCTGCGTGCCCACGGCATCGACGTCGCCGAGATCCGCGGGCTCGAGGTCGGCCGGACCCCGCACAACGCCGCCTACCTGCACACCAAGGCGGTCTCCATGGGCCACGTGCTGCACCTCGAGCCCGGGATCCACCAGGGCACCCCGATCCACCTCGACCCCGTCCAGGCGGCGCCCGCCGCCCCGGACGTCGACACCGCCGACCACATCCTCGACGGCCAGGTGCTGGCCGTCGACCCCACGAACCAGGAGACCACCGCATGA
- a CDS encoding DUF3866 family protein — MITWRAGVVVSHGPRWRGAAELGVELDTALDIDGAAGLASGALVRALAYPSLVGVPDVGTRVLLNVTALARGLGTGGYALVVAPTDPLPADPPPSPGHLVKARYTPLQAMVLGVDDQESPHHETLRDADDLGGLPVVVADLHSALPAIIAGARLGAALHGRPVPRIAYVMTDGGALPAGFSRTVSGLADAGWIDACITTGQAFGGDLEAVTVHTGLLAARLVVGTDLVVVAQGPGNLGTGTRWGFSGVAAGEAINAAAVLGGRPVASLRVSGADARERHLGVSHHSLTAYGRVALAPADVVVPVFAAGSVVGRPDRDGPPTGVDGSLEALGRRVRQQVLTLVAPHGRHRLVEVDAGDELLAALAGAPVRLSTMGRGLETDPAAFLAAAVAGVHAEALTSL; from the coding sequence GTGATCACGTGGCGTGCAGGTGTCGTGGTGTCGCACGGTCCACGGTGGCGCGGGGCGGCGGAGCTGGGGGTCGAGCTCGACACGGCGCTCGACATCGACGGTGCCGCCGGGCTCGCGTCGGGTGCCCTCGTGCGGGCGCTCGCGTACCCGTCGCTCGTGGGTGTGCCCGACGTCGGGACGCGGGTCCTGCTCAACGTCACGGCCCTGGCGCGGGGCCTGGGCACGGGCGGTTACGCGCTCGTCGTGGCCCCGACCGACCCCCTTCCGGCCGATCCCCCGCCGTCCCCGGGCCACCTCGTCAAGGCGCGCTACACCCCGCTGCAGGCGATGGTGCTCGGGGTCGACGACCAGGAGTCCCCGCACCACGAGACGCTCCGCGACGCCGACGACCTCGGAGGGCTGCCCGTCGTCGTGGCCGACCTCCACTCGGCCCTGCCGGCGATCATCGCGGGCGCCCGGCTCGGCGCCGCCCTCCACGGCCGGCCCGTCCCTCGGATCGCCTACGTGATGACCGACGGCGGAGCGCTTCCTGCCGGGTTCTCCCGGACGGTCTCCGGGCTCGCGGACGCGGGCTGGATCGACGCCTGCATCACGACCGGCCAGGCGTTCGGCGGCGACCTCGAGGCCGTGACCGTGCACACCGGGCTGCTCGCCGCGAGGCTCGTCGTGGGCACGGACCTCGTCGTCGTCGCGCAGGGGCCAGGGAACCTCGGCACCGGCACACGGTGGGGGTTCTCGGGGGTCGCCGCCGGCGAGGCGATCAATGCGGCAGCGGTCCTGGGCGGTCGCCCGGTGGCGTCGCTGAGGGTGTCCGGTGCCGACGCGCGCGAGCGTCACCTCGGGGTCTCGCACCACTCGCTGACCGCGTACGGACGGGTCGCGCTCGCCCCCGCCGACGTCGTCGTGCCGGTCTTCGCAGCGGGGTCGGTCGTCGGCCGGCCCGATCGCGACGGCCCCCCGACCGGGGTCGACGGGTCGCTGGAGGCGCTGGGCCGACGCGTCCGTCAGCAGGTGCTCACGCTCGTCGCACCGCACGGGCGTCACCGGCTCGTCGAGGTCGACGCCGGCGACGAGCTCCTCGCAGCGCTCGCCGGCGCACCGGTGAGGCTGTCGACGATGGGACGCGGGCTCGAGACCGACCCCGCCGCCTTCCTCGCGGCCGCCGTGGCCGGCGTGCACGCCGAGGCGCTCACGTCGCTCTGA
- a CDS encoding WYL domain-containing protein, whose translation MAERASDRLLRMLGMITYLDRHAGVPVEQIAEHFAVTPGQVLSDVDTLWMTGTPGYFPHDLIDFDAASYEQGVVRLTESRGMTRPLRLGTREAVVLVAALRAMAAALGPSLDPERARVLGSALEKLTAATGEAAAAVDVRLAVDGSPAVVAAIGTALQAGHRLRLRYVNAADVTSERDVDPIRLITDDERSYLLGWCYRAGAERLFRLDRVLGAEVLDDLVDAGHTSGARSVEFHPDPTGGLVTLHLTSRGRWVAESVPVEDVRNLADGTFEVDLRVVDQAWLRHLLLQAAGEVLEVRPASVAHDVASVARSALAAYGPFAEPDRG comes from the coding sequence ATGGCTGAGCGGGCGAGCGACCGGCTGCTGCGCATGCTGGGGATGATCACCTACCTCGACCGGCACGCCGGCGTCCCGGTCGAGCAGATCGCCGAGCACTTCGCCGTCACGCCCGGACAGGTGCTGAGCGACGTCGACACCCTGTGGATGACGGGGACCCCCGGCTACTTCCCCCACGACCTCATCGACTTCGACGCCGCGTCGTACGAGCAGGGCGTCGTCCGGCTGACCGAGTCCCGCGGCATGACCCGACCGCTGCGCCTGGGCACGCGAGAGGCCGTGGTCCTCGTCGCAGCGCTGCGGGCCATGGCCGCCGCGCTCGGTCCGAGCCTCGACCCCGAACGCGCCCGGGTCCTCGGTTCGGCCCTCGAGAAGCTCACGGCCGCGACCGGTGAGGCCGCGGCGGCGGTCGACGTCCGGCTCGCGGTGGACGGTTCGCCGGCCGTCGTGGCAGCGATCGGGACGGCCCTGCAGGCCGGCCACCGGCTGCGCCTGCGGTATGTCAACGCCGCGGACGTGACGAGCGAGCGCGACGTCGACCCGATCCGGCTCATCACGGACGACGAGCGCTCCTACCTGCTCGGCTGGTGCTACCGGGCCGGCGCCGAGCGGCTGTTCCGGCTCGACCGGGTCCTCGGTGCCGAGGTGCTCGACGACCTGGTCGACGCCGGTCACACCTCAGGTGCGCGCTCCGTCGAGTTCCACCCCGACCCGACCGGGGGCCTCGTCACGCTGCACCTGACGAGCCGCGGCCGCTGGGTTGCCGAGAGCGTCCCCGTGGAGGACGTGCGGAACCTGGCTGACGGCACCTTCGAGGTCGACCTCCGGGTCGTCGACCAGGCCTGGCTCCGCCACCTCCTGCTCCAGGCAGCCGGGGAGGTCCTCGAGGTCCGGCCCGCGTCCGTCGCGCACGACGTCGCCTCGGTCGCCCGCTCGGCCCTCGCCGCGTACGGCCCGTTCGCCGAGCCGGACCGCGGCTAG
- a CDS encoding diacylglycerol kinase family protein, translating into MTTTLGVVVNPTADRGHGRRAGAHAIETLRRRGHTVEDLSAPDLEAATARARHAAVDGLDALVVVGGDGMVHLGANVVADTGLPLGIVAAGTGNDLPRALGLPLGDIDAAVTAIEHGLTHGPRAIDAVSVRPPLHSAHEWYLGVLSCGIDAAINARANALTWPRGGARYVRALGTELGRFRPYGYRLTLDDLVWESAGTLVAVANTPWFGGGMKIAPDALPDDGLLDVVVAGPFTKRGVVQIFPSIYSGRHVHHPAVQVFRSRTVLIEPVGALGGTPPDAFADGERLGPVPLLAQVHPGAVHVLA; encoded by the coding sequence ATGACGACGACTCTGGGGGTCGTCGTCAACCCGACGGCGGACCGCGGTCACGGCCGCCGAGCGGGCGCGCACGCGATCGAGACGCTCCGGCGCCGCGGTCACACGGTCGAGGACCTCTCGGCGCCTGACCTCGAGGCGGCCACCGCGCGGGCCCGGCACGCGGCGGTCGACGGCCTGGACGCGCTGGTGGTCGTCGGCGGCGACGGCATGGTCCACCTCGGGGCGAACGTCGTCGCGGACACGGGCCTGCCGCTCGGGATCGTCGCGGCGGGGACGGGCAACGACCTGCCTCGCGCCCTGGGGCTCCCGCTCGGCGACATCGACGCCGCGGTGACCGCGATCGAGCACGGCCTGACGCACGGGCCGCGCGCCATCGACGCCGTGAGCGTCCGCCCCCCGCTCCACTCGGCGCACGAGTGGTACCTGGGCGTTCTCTCCTGCGGGATCGACGCGGCGATCAATGCCCGGGCGAACGCCCTGACCTGGCCGCGCGGCGGTGCCCGCTACGTGCGGGCGCTCGGCACCGAGCTCGGCCGGTTCCGCCCGTACGGCTACCGACTGACCCTCGACGACCTGGTGTGGGAGTCCGCCGGGACGCTCGTCGCCGTCGCGAACACGCCGTGGTTCGGTGGCGGCATGAAGATCGCCCCGGACGCGCTCCCGGACGACGGCCTGCTCGACGTCGTCGTGGCCGGACCGTTCACGAAGCGTGGTGTCGTCCAGATCTTCCCGAGCATCTACTCCGGACGCCACGTCCACCACCCGGCCGTCCAGGTGTTCCGGTCCCGGACGGTCCTGATCGAGCCGGTCGGAGCGCTCGGGGGCACACCTCCGGATGCGTTCGCCGACGGGGAGCGGCTCGGCCCGGTCCCGCTGCTCGCCCAGGTGCACCCGGGCGCCGTCCACGTGCTCGCCTGA
- a CDS encoding phosphoribosyl-ATP diphosphatase, translating into MKTFDSLFAELAEKAITRPAGSGTVAELDAGVHAIGKKIVEEAAEVWMAAEYEGGVRTAEEISQLLYHLQVLMVASGLSLEDVYTHL; encoded by the coding sequence GTGAAGACGTTCGACTCGCTGTTCGCGGAGCTCGCCGAGAAGGCCATCACCCGTCCCGCCGGCTCCGGCACGGTCGCCGAGCTGGATGCGGGCGTCCATGCGATCGGCAAGAAGATCGTCGAGGAGGCGGCCGAGGTCTGGATGGCTGCTGAGTACGAGGGCGGCGTCCGCACGGCCGAGGAGATCTCGCAGCTGCTCTACCACCTGCAGGTGCTCATGGTCGCGAGCGGACTGAGCCTCGAGGACGTCTACACCCATCTCTGA
- a CDS encoding WYL domain-containing protein yields the protein MPDQIHPAERLLNLVIALVNTSARMTKEQIRRSVAGYADAASDDAFERMFERDKDTLRELGIPILTVTGSGHGDDIGYRIDQEAYALPPIDLTAAELGVLSLAAQFWQDSSARADTSRAITKLRAVGAAPEATDLVAGLAPRVSAGGDAFAPLLDAVQARQAVTFRYRAASSGEVLTRVVEPWKLLARRGGWFVVGRDRDRQAPRSFRLSRIEGRVRTVGPADAFGEPDAAALADVLASWSAGESRVATLAVRPERAEALRARAVDAADELDLTEPGLARVFADRDVVHVPFTSAWELAEEVVGYGDAVVVLAPRAVRETVLRLLRVAATLDEHGGTHG from the coding sequence ATGCCCGACCAGATCCATCCCGCAGAACGGCTGCTCAACCTGGTCATCGCGCTCGTCAACACGTCGGCGCGCATGACGAAGGAGCAGATCCGTCGCAGCGTCGCCGGTTACGCCGACGCTGCCTCCGACGACGCCTTCGAGCGGATGTTCGAGCGCGACAAGGACACCTTGCGTGAGCTCGGCATCCCGATCCTCACGGTCACCGGCTCGGGCCACGGCGACGACATCGGCTACCGGATCGACCAGGAGGCGTACGCGCTGCCGCCCATCGACCTCACGGCGGCCGAGCTCGGGGTCCTGTCCCTCGCGGCGCAGTTCTGGCAGGACTCGTCGGCCCGCGCGGACACGTCGCGCGCCATCACCAAGCTACGCGCCGTGGGGGCGGCACCCGAGGCGACCGACCTCGTCGCCGGCCTCGCTCCGCGCGTGAGCGCCGGCGGGGACGCGTTCGCGCCGCTGCTCGACGCGGTGCAGGCCCGTCAGGCAGTGACGTTCCGGTACCGCGCGGCGAGCAGCGGAGAGGTCCTGACGCGCGTCGTCGAACCCTGGAAGCTGCTCGCCCGACGCGGCGGGTGGTTCGTCGTCGGACGCGACCGCGACCGGCAGGCGCCGCGGTCGTTCCGGCTCAGCCGTATCGAGGGCAGGGTCCGCACGGTCGGCCCCGCCGACGCCTTCGGCGAGCCGGACGCCGCAGCGCTGGCCGACGTCCTGGCGTCGTGGAGCGCGGGGGAGTCGCGCGTCGCCACGCTCGCCGTGCGACCGGAGCGGGCCGAGGCCCTGCGAGCCCGGGCGGTGGACGCCGCCGACGAGCTCGACCTCACTGAACCGGGGCTCGCCCGGGTGTTCGCCGACCGCGACGTCGTGCACGTGCCGTTCACGTCCGCGTGGGAGCTCGCCGAGGAGGTCGTCGGCTACGGCGACGCCGTCGTCGTGCTGGCACCGCGCGCCGTGCGTGAGACGGTGCTCCGGCTGCTGCGCGTCGCCGCGACCCTCGACGAACACGGGGGGACGCATGGCTGA
- the tatA gene encoding Sec-independent protein translocase subunit TatA, which produces MNALKPWHVIVLLVVVLLLFGAKRLPDLAKSVGESLKIFKSELKDLTEDDKPSTPATPPVATPPVVTPPAAAPDTAPPATLPPPYEGFDGSTPPRT; this is translated from the coding sequence ATGAACGCACTGAAGCCGTGGCATGTCATCGTCCTGCTCGTCGTCGTCCTGCTCCTGTTCGGGGCGAAGCGGCTTCCGGACCTCGCCAAGAGCGTCGGTGAGTCCCTGAAGATCTTCAAGAGCGAGCTCAAGGACCTGACCGAGGACGACAAGCCGTCGACCCCGGCAACGCCGCCCGTCGCCACGCCGCCCGTTGTCACTCCTCCTGCTGCGGCTCCCGACACGGCACCGCCGGCTACGTTGCCGCCGCCGTACGAGGGCTTCGACGGCAGCACCCCGCCACGCACCTGA
- the ribH gene encoding 6,7-dimethyl-8-ribityllumazine synthase: MSGAGAPTLTVDGTGLRVTVVAASWHTVVMDGLLAGAVRALAEAHVDDVTIVRLPGTFELPVAAKHAADHGADAVVALGVVIRGGTPHFEYVCEAATLGLTQVAVQTGIPVGFGVLTCDDEAQALDRAGLPDSHEDKGAEAAQAAVATVVALRASRLGA, encoded by the coding sequence ATGAGCGGCGCAGGCGCACCCACCTTGACGGTCGACGGCACCGGGCTGCGGGTGACCGTCGTCGCCGCGAGCTGGCACACCGTCGTCATGGACGGTCTCCTGGCCGGCGCAGTCCGTGCGCTCGCCGAGGCGCACGTCGACGACGTCACGATCGTCCGGCTGCCGGGCACGTTCGAGCTGCCCGTGGCCGCCAAGCACGCCGCCGATCACGGCGCCGACGCCGTCGTCGCGCTCGGTGTCGTCATCCGCGGCGGGACCCCGCACTTCGAGTACGTCTGCGAGGCTGCGACGCTCGGGCTCACGCAGGTCGCCGTCCAGACCGGCATCCCGGTGGGCTTCGGCGTGCTGACCTGCGACGACGAGGCCCAGGCCCTCGACCGCGCGGGGCTGCCCGACTCCCACGAGGACAAGGGCGCGGAGGCGGCCCAGGCGGCCGTCGCGACGGTCGTGGCCCTGCGGGCGTCTAGGCTCGGGGCGTGA